One Mycobacterium paraseoulense genomic window, ACGGCCCTCGGGGGACTCGGCGTCCAGCTCCGCGTCGCCCAGAGACGTCGCGTAGCGATTTTCGATCTTCTCGCGCACGGACTCGAAGGTCGGTACGCCGGCGCTGTCATACCCGGGGTCGGGCGGGGTGCTGCCGGGCGTTTCCGGTTCGTCGGGCATGGTCGTTACGCTACTGAACCCCGGCGTGGTCCCGCCGCTCCCGTTCCCGATACCGGACCATCTGTTCCCAGTACACCAGTGTCAGCGCCATCTGCACCGCGACGGCGGCCGCGGCGGGCAGCGCACGACGCCGCCCGGCGGCGACGACGGCCCCCAGCGCGGCCACCGACGTCAGCGCGCTGACCACCAGGGCCCCGTCCCGGGGCCGGCGGCTGATCCACATCTCCTCGCCCAGCATCGCCCGGGTCGACCAGGCCCGCTCGTGCGCCGGCTTGCCGAAGACGAACGGGTTGACCGCCATCCACGACGCAATCCACGCCGCATGGCTCCAGCGCCGCGTCCAGGGGGGCACCAGGATCAGCGGGGTGCTCGCCCAGCGGGTCCAGGCGCTCCACGGATTGCAGTGCCGCGCAAAGATCGCACGCCGAAGCCGTGCAACCGACGGCACCCGCGCCTACCGCCTGGCGGGGGAATGGTCGGCCGGTACGACGACCGGGGTGGGGGGCGCGGGCGGTGCGGCGCCGGGCAACGAAGTCCGCGGAATTCCCGGCGTGCCCAGCCGGCCCGCCAGCCATGGCAACGCTGTGGCGAAGACGCGGTCCGCGAACTGCCAATCGTGCCTGCCGGGCTGCGCCAGCACCGCGCAGTCGATCCCGTTGGCGCGCCCCACCGCACACAGCGAATAGGCGGCCGCCGTCTGGTTACCGGGATCGGCGGCCGCCTCCCGGCTGGCGAGGTGGATCGCCCCGATGTCGGTGCCGCCCACCTCGCGGCGTGCCGCCGGCGAGCCGTCGGAGGAGATCGCGAACCAGCCGGCCACGTCGCCGTAGGGGCCGTGCCGGCCGATCACCGTGGTCGGGTCGAATGCCGCCCATGCGTCGGCGTTTCCGCCGAACAGCCGGGCGATGGTTTGGGCCTTGTTGCCGGCGTTCGGGTAGAAGTCGCCGGCGACGTCGACGAACGCGCTGAACATGTCGGGGTGCATGACGGTCAGGTCGACGGCGCAGGTTCCCCCCATCGACCAGCCGGCGACGCCCCAGTGGGTCCGATCGGGGCTGACGCCGAACTTGGACACCATGTAAGGCACCACGTCCTTGGTCAGATGGTCCGCGGCGTTACCGCGGACGCCGTTGACGCATTCGGTGTCGTTGTTGAAGGCCCCGCCGGAGTCGACGAACACCAGCACCGGCGCCTTGCCGCCGTGGGTGGCGGCGAAGTCGTCAATCGTCTTGACGGCGTTGCCCGCCCGCGTCCAGTCGGCGGGGGTGTTGAACTGGCCGCCGATCATCATCACTGTGGGCAGCGCCGGCGGCGGGCTGCTGGTGAACCATTCGGGCGGCAGGTAAACCAGTTCGCCGCGGTGTTTGAAGTGCGATGCGTCGGAAGGGATCACGACGGGAACCACGCTGCCGTGCGCCGGTCGCGCCCGTTTGGCGGCCAGGGCGGTGACGGTGGCCGGGTCGGTTTGATCCGGCAGGGGACCGGAGGTGAGCTGGTTCCACGCCGCCTGCACGGTGGGGAAGTAGCCCACCCACAGGTTGAGCACCAGCGCGGCGCACAGGGCGCACAGCGGCACGGCCAGCAGCCCGGCCCCGCGGCGCCAGCCGCGGGCGCCGCGCCACCCCAGGATCAGGACCGCGGCCGCCATGCCGGTCAGCGTGATCCACACCCACAGCGCGGCCGGCGCGGGATCGTCGGACAGGCCGCGGTCGACGATGTACCAGTGCGTCAGGTAGGCGGCGGCGGCACCGGCCAGCGCGGCCGTCGGCAACCACACCGTCCGCCACCGGCGCGACCGCCAGCCGACGGCCAGCGTCAGGACCACCGCGGTCACCACCTGGATCGTGGTGGGCACCCAGCCGTGCATCAGCGACGTGTGACTACTTGCCAGCAACTGCGTCATGGCTGTGGTCGTCGGCGCAATCACGGCATTCATTGTGATCCATTGTTAACCGGCCTGGAACATATTCACCGAATGTTCGCAATGGGACCGGCCGCCTGTCCCGCGGCCGGCTAGTGCGGCTTGGCCAGCGGAAACGGCAGGGTTTCGCGGATGCTGCGGCCGGTTATGAGCATGACGAGCCGATCGATGCCCATGCCGAGCCCGCCGGTGGGCGGCATCGCATATTCCATGGCTTGCAGGAAATCCTCGTCGAGCTCCATCGCCTCGGGATCCCCGCCGGCGGCCAACAGGGACTGCTCCTGCAGTCGGCGCCGCTGCTCCACCGGGTCGGTCAGCTCGCTGTACGCGGTGCCCAGCTCGATTCCCCACGCCACCAGGTCCCACCGCTCGGCGACGCCGTGCCTGCTGCGGTGCGGCCGGGTCAGCGGCGAGACGGAGGTGGGGAAGTCGATGTAGAAGGTCGGCCGGTCGGTCCGGTCCTCGACCAGGTGCTCGTAGAGCTCCAGCACCACGGCGCCGGCGTCCCACTGCGCCCGATACGGAATGTGTGCGGCGTCGGCCAGTTTGCGCAAGACGGACAACGGGGTGTCCGGATCGACGTGTTCCCCGAGGGCTTCGGACACCGCGTCGTGCACGGTCTTGACCGGCCAGTCGCCGGAGATGTCGACCGGTTGCAGGCGGCCGCCGGCGCCGTCAGCGGGCCGCAGCACGCTCTGCTCCCCGTGGGCGGCCTGCGCGGCGTTTTGGATGAGCTCCCGGCAGCCGTCGATCCAGACCGTGTAGTCGGCGTGCGCCTGGTAGGCCTCCAGCAGGGTGAACTCCGGGTTGTGGCTGAAGTCGACACCCTCGTTGCGGAAGGCCCGGCCCAGCTCGAACACCCGCTCGACGCCGCCGACGCACAACCGCTTCAGGTACAGCTCGGGCGCGATGCGCAGGAACAGGTCCATGTCGTAGGTGTTGATGTGGGTGACGAACGGCCGGGCGGTGGCACCACCGTGGATCTGCTGCAGGATCGGCGTCTCGACCTCGATGAAACCCTTGGCGAACAAGGTCTCCCGCACGGAGCGCAGGACGCTGCTGCGCGCCGTGATCAGCTCGCGCGACTCGGGGTTGACCGCCAGGTCGACGTAACGGGTCCGCACCCGCGCCTCCGGGTCGGTGAGGCCCTTCCACTTGTTCGGCATCGGCCGCAGGCACTTACCGATCATCCGCCAGTCGTGCACGATCAATGAGCGGGTGCCGTTCTTGGAAAATCCCATGTGCCCGGTCATTTCGACGAGGTCGCCGAGGTCGATCGCCGCGGTGAAATCCGCGGTGCGCCCACGCTCCAGGCGCGAATTGTCCAGCAGCGCCTGCAATTCGCCCGACCAGTCCCGCAGCTGGGCGAACAACACCCCGCCGTAGTCGCGTATCCGCAGGATCCGGCCCGACACGGAGACGGTTTCCTGATCGTCGGCTTCCAGCGCGCGGGCGACGGTGTGGCTGGGCGGAGACCCCACCGGGTAGGCGTCAATGCCCTTGCGGCGCAGTACCTTCAGCTTGGCCAGGCGCACCCGCACCTGCTCGGGCAGGCGGGCTCTGGACTCTTCCAGCTCCGCGTCGTCGCGTCGCTGCTGCAACTCGCTGACGTCGGGCGCCGAGCCGTCGTGGTGCAGCAGGCCCGACTCCACCAGCCTGGACGGCACCGCGGGGTGATGACCGGTGTGCACCCGGTCGCGCCGGGTGAACGGCAGCACCAGGAAGCCCTCCGCGATCACCGAGGCGACGCCGACCCGGGGAATCAGGCGCGCATCCTCGTAGCAGGCGTAGCGCGGAACCCATTCGGGTTGGTACTTCATGTTCGAGCGGTACAGCGTCTCCAGCTGCCACCACCGCGAGAAGAACAGCAACAGCCCTCGCCACAACCGGGCGACCGGTCCGGCGCCCAGCTGGGCGCCCTGTTCGAACGCCGAGCGGAACATCGCGAAGTTCAGCGAAATGCGGCTGATGCCAAGGGTTTCGGCGGTCAGGGCGAGCTCGCTGACCATGAGCTCGATGGTGCCGTTGGGGGACTGCGGGGAGCGGCGCATCAAATCCAGGGAAACGCCGGTGGTTCCCCACGGAACCAGCGACAGCATCGCCGCGACCGCGCCGTCGCGGTCCAACGCCTCGACCAGCAGGCAATCGCCGTCCGCCGGGTCGCCGAGCCGGCCCAGCGCCATCGAGAAGCCGCGCTCGGTCTGGGTGTCGCGCCAGGCGTCGGCGCGGGTGATGGTCTCGGCCATCTCCTCGGCCGAGATGTCGCGGTGCCGCCGGATGCGTACGGTCAGCCCGGCCCGGCGGGCCCGCGTCACGGCCTGGCGCACCCCGCGCATGTCGGGGCCGGACAGGCGGAAGTCGGCGGTTCGCAGAATCGCCTCGTCGCCAAGCTCGAGCGCGTTGAGCCCGGCTTCCCGGTATACCCGCGCCCCCTGTGTGCTGGCGCCCATGACGCCCGGCGCCCAGCCGTAGCTCTGGCACAACCCCAGCCAGGCGTCGATGGCCTGGGGCCAGGCCCGCGGGTCGCCGATCGGGTCGCCGCTGGCCAGGCAGACCCCGACTTCGACGCGGTAGGTGATGGCGGCGCGACCGCTCTGTGCGAACACCACCGACTTGTCGCGGCGGGTCGCGAAGTAACCGAGCGAGTCGTTCTTGCCGTACAGCTCGAGGAGCCCACGGATGGCGGACTCGTCCTCACCGGTCAGCGCGTTCTCCGCGCGCTGGGACTGGAAGAGCACGATGGTCGCCAGGATCAGCGCCAGCGCGCCGAAGAGGCCGAAGATCGCGTTGAGGAAGACGTGCGGCTTGCCGGTGAACAGGTCCGGGTCGGCCAGGGCGAACCCGACGACCCGGTTGGCCACGTAGGGCAGGCGGTCCGGGCGGGCCAGCGTTCCGGGCCACAACTCCACCATTCCCCAGGACAACAGGATTCCGACCACGTCCCCGGCGACCAGCACCGCGGCCGCCTTGACCAGGGCGCCCTTGCGGACCTTCGCCCAGAACTCCCGGTAGGACAGCACCAGCAGGACGATCGCGACGATGTGCACCGCGAACCCGAGGTTTTCCCCGAAGGTTTCGGCCGCTGTGTTGTCGCCCGCGGCCATGTCGGCGACGTTCAACCCCGCGGCGAGGATCATCTGGCCCAGTAACACCAGCCAGGCAATCCGTTTCCGGGCGCTCAGGGCCCCCGCCAGCAACGCCAGCACGAAGGACCAGGCGATGCTCGTGTCGGGGAAGTTGAACAGGTAGTCGTTGATGAACTCGCGCGGGACCTTGATCATCCACCGGATCGCGGGGGACACGCTGGCCAGCAGCGACACCGTGGCGATGACGCCCACGATCCACCCGGCCGCCGCCGGCACCCAGCGATACCGGGAATGCGACCGGCCGCGGGGTCCCGAACGGGACCCCGACCGTGATGAAGCGAGTGTCACAGACCGCGAGGATATGCCCTCAGTCCGTGAAAAGCTTGACGAAGCGCTAAGAGCGGCCGGCAAGATTCGTCCGGTTGCGGACGGGTGCCGATGCTCGCCGGGCGCGAGGCCGGAGGCGAAGTACGAACTGCCGCCCCGTGGCTGCTAAACTAGCGTTCGCGACCATCCCGGCGAAGGCCAGGAACAGTTAAGTGGAGCCCCACTCCCACCGCGAGCCACGAGATTCTTCAAGGCTTTGCGGTCCGGTCACAGGCATCGCGCATGTCTGTTCCGCGAGCGACGCGGGCGGCTTGACCACTGGCAAGCCGCGATCGGTCGGCATTGGGCCCTGCTATTGCAGGGCTTTTCTGCTGGTGGTGTGGTGTTTCCGCCGCTGAATCCGACTCGGACCCAGGCCCCGGCCGCCGATGCGAGATACATACAAGCCCAACAAGGGAGGCCCCATCAGCACTGAGACCCGCGTCAACGAGCGCATCCGCGTACCTGAAGTCAGATTGATCGGACCTGGGGGAGAGCAGGTAGGCATAGTGCGCATCGAAGACGCACTGCGCGTCGCTGCGGACGCCGATCTCGACCTTGTCGAAGTCGCCCCCAATGCCAGACCCCCCGTCTGCAAGATCATGGACTACGGCAAGTTCAAATACGAGGCGGCGCAAAAGGCGCGCGAATCCCGCCGCAACCAGCAGCAGACCGTCGTCAAAGAGCAAAAGCTGCGACCGAAGATCGACGATCACGATTACGAGACCAAGAAGGGTCACGTGATCCGCTTTCTGGAGGCGGGTTCGAAGGTGAAGGTCACCATCATGTTCCGCGGACGTGAGCAGTCGCGGCCCGAGCTGGGCTACCGCCTGTTACAGCGGCTGGGCGCGGACGTCGCCGAATACGGCTTCGTGGAAACGTCCGCCAAGCAGGACGGCCGCAACATGACGATGGTGCTGGCCCCGCACCGCGGCGCGAAGACCCGTGCCAGGGCGCGGCACCCCGAAGGCCCCGGCGAGGGGGCGGCGCCGGACGCCGATGCGGCCGTCGACACCAACCCTTCGCCCAACTGACCCGGCACGACACGGAAGAACTCGAGAGCAGAAGTAGAGGAAACATGCCCAAGGCCAAGACCCACAGCGGGGCTTCGAAGCGGTTCCGGCGCACCGGAACCGGCAAGATCGTCCGCCAGAAAGCCAACCGCCGGCACCTGTTGGAGCACAAGCCGTCGACCCGGACCCGGCGTCTGGAAGGCCGCACCACGGTGGCGGCCAACGACACCAAGCGGATCAACAAGCTGCTGAACGGCTGACCATCGCGCCGGACCCGGTGCCGGCGCCCCATCATTGACTTTTCAACGAGAGTAGGAACACCCATGGCACGCGTGAAGCGGGCGGTCAACGCCCACAAGAAGAGGCGCAGCATTCTCAAGGCCTCGAAGGGCTATCGCGGCCAGCGATCGCGGCTCTACCGCAAAGCCAAAGAGCAGCAGCTGCATTCGCTCAACTACGCCTACCGCGATCGCCGCGCG contains:
- the rpmI gene encoding 50S ribosomal protein L35: MPKAKTHSGASKRFRRTGTGKIVRQKANRRHLLEHKPSTRTRRLEGRTTVAANDTKRINKLLNG
- the lysX gene encoding bifunctional lysylphosphatidylglycerol synthetase/lysine--tRNA ligase LysX, giving the protein MSSRSVTLASSRSGSRSGPRGRSHSRYRWVPAAAGWIVGVIATVSLLASVSPAIRWMIKVPREFINDYLFNFPDTSIAWSFVLALLAGALSARKRIAWLVLLGQMILAAGLNVADMAAGDNTAAETFGENLGFAVHIVAIVLLVLSYREFWAKVRKGALVKAAAVLVAGDVVGILLSWGMVELWPGTLARPDRLPYVANRVVGFALADPDLFTGKPHVFLNAIFGLFGALALILATIVLFQSQRAENALTGEDESAIRGLLELYGKNDSLGYFATRRDKSVVFAQSGRAAITYRVEVGVCLASGDPIGDPRAWPQAIDAWLGLCQSYGWAPGVMGASTQGARVYREAGLNALELGDEAILRTADFRLSGPDMRGVRQAVTRARRAGLTVRIRRHRDISAEEMAETITRADAWRDTQTERGFSMALGRLGDPADGDCLLVEALDRDGAVAAMLSLVPWGTTGVSLDLMRRSPQSPNGTIELMVSELALTAETLGISRISLNFAMFRSAFEQGAQLGAGPVARLWRGLLLFFSRWWQLETLYRSNMKYQPEWVPRYACYEDARLIPRVGVASVIAEGFLVLPFTRRDRVHTGHHPAVPSRLVESGLLHHDGSAPDVSELQQRRDDAELEESRARLPEQVRVRLAKLKVLRRKGIDAYPVGSPPSHTVARALEADDQETVSVSGRILRIRDYGGVLFAQLRDWSGELQALLDNSRLERGRTADFTAAIDLGDLVEMTGHMGFSKNGTRSLIVHDWRMIGKCLRPMPNKWKGLTDPEARVRTRYVDLAVNPESRELITARSSVLRSVRETLFAKGFIEVETPILQQIHGGATARPFVTHINTYDMDLFLRIAPELYLKRLCVGGVERVFELGRAFRNEGVDFSHNPEFTLLEAYQAHADYTVWIDGCRELIQNAAQAAHGEQSVLRPADGAGGRLQPVDISGDWPVKTVHDAVSEALGEHVDPDTPLSVLRKLADAAHIPYRAQWDAGAVVLELYEHLVEDRTDRPTFYIDFPTSVSPLTRPHRSRHGVAERWDLVAWGIELGTAYSELTDPVEQRRRLQEQSLLAAGGDPEAMELDEDFLQAMEYAMPPTGGLGMGIDRLVMLITGRSIRETLPFPLAKPH
- a CDS encoding PspA/IM30 family protein, which gives rise to MPDEPETPGSTPPDPGYDSAGVPTFESVREKIENRYATSLGDAELDAESPEGRSVAEQYDERERAAAERLAQIRASMRTDEG
- a CDS encoding DUF6653 family protein; protein product: MPSVARLRRAIFARHCNPWSAWTRWASTPLILVPPWTRRWSHAAWIASWMAVNPFVFGKPAHERAWSTRAMLGEEMWISRRPRDGALVVSALTSVAALGAVVAAGRRRALPAAAAVAVQMALTLVYWEQMVRYRERERRDHAGVQ
- a CDS encoding alpha/beta hydrolase, with translation MNAVIAPTTTAMTQLLASSHTSLMHGWVPTTIQVVTAVVLTLAVGWRSRRWRTVWLPTAALAGAAAAYLTHWYIVDRGLSDDPAPAALWVWITLTGMAAAVLILGWRGARGWRRGAGLLAVPLCALCAALVLNLWVGYFPTVQAAWNQLTSGPLPDQTDPATVTALAAKRARPAHGSVVPVVIPSDASHFKHRGELVYLPPEWFTSSPPPALPTVMMIGGQFNTPADWTRAGNAVKTIDDFAATHGGKAPVLVFVDSGGAFNNDTECVNGVRGNAADHLTKDVVPYMVSKFGVSPDRTHWGVAGWSMGGTCAVDLTVMHPDMFSAFVDVAGDFYPNAGNKAQTIARLFGGNADAWAAFDPTTVIGRHGPYGDVAGWFAISSDGSPAARREVGGTDIGAIHLASREAAADPGNQTAAAYSLCAVGRANGIDCAVLAQPGRHDWQFADRVFATALPWLAGRLGTPGIPRTSLPGAAPPAPPTPVVVPADHSPARR
- the infC gene encoding translation initiation factor IF-3; translation: MSTETRVNERIRVPEVRLIGPGGEQVGIVRIEDALRVAADADLDLVEVAPNARPPVCKIMDYGKFKYEAAQKARESRRNQQQTVVKEQKLRPKIDDHDYETKKGHVIRFLEAGSKVKVTIMFRGREQSRPELGYRLLQRLGADVAEYGFVETSAKQDGRNMTMVLAPHRGAKTRARARHPEGPGEGAAPDADAAVDTNPSPN